A window of Puntigrus tetrazona isolate hp1 chromosome 11, ASM1883169v1, whole genome shotgun sequence contains these coding sequences:
- the LOC122353511 gene encoding mediator of RNA polymerase II transcription subunit 26-like isoform X3, protein MKRASSRPQQLKDQLLQAIDSLNNQIQNMMAFLDVICCLEKHPMTKEALMETRLGKLINDVRKRCTDEDLVKRLKSLIRRWQRLVEVNEVTAKELSSPADNSTSAECVSGSTHTPVENYSRARLHSATGERTELSEDSVPAKTVKYPNNFRKSKIPIRAIKPYSSSIKRISLSDHHSQNANGIAHQHKFERNTTSADHTDEKRFLAAKAPGQSTPLSIASNLQNTYKGPSDLLNILKPATLNGNLNEVSSTVSDANIMGYEDKTSKKRRNIHTAKVDGEDKLAFDPRTQQIKPVSSKTLAKDCQRSTGSEIQDSEHLKNSLCLFEQRNFRRETSQSKMIQNSLLTPEKAGMSFSLGDIRKTHGFIPEFPVTDLPGVSREVTERDLIRMSSQRWHGVNGCYDNGNNWSA, encoded by the exons ATGAAAAGGGCTTCGTCGAGACCTCAACAACTCAAAGATCAGCTCCTTCAGGCCATCGATTCTCTAAATAAT cagATACAGAACATGATGGCTTTTTTGGATGTGATATGCTGCCTGGAGAAGCACCCCATGACTAAAGAGGCTCTAATG GAAACCAGGCTTGGAAAGCTGATCAACGATGTGAGAAAAAGGTGCACGGATGAAGACCTTGTTAAACGTTTAAAAAGTCTTATACGCCGTTGGCAGAGGCTGGTGGAGGTAAATGAAGTCACAGCGAAAGAGCTCTCAAGCCCTGCAGACAATTCAACATCTGCTGAATGCGTTTCTGGATCAACACATACCCCTGTTGAAAATTACAGCAGAGCTCGTCTTCACAGCGCCACTGGAGAGAGGACTGAATTGTCCGAGGATTCTGTCCCAGCTAAAACCGTAAAATATCCaaataattttagaaaaagtaaaatacctATCCGTGCAATCAAACCATATTCCTCGTCCATCAAGCGTATATCTCTGTCCGATCATCATTCCCAAAATGCCAATGGTATCGCACACCAGCACAAGTTTGAAAGAAACACCACCTCTGCCGATCACACTGACGAAAAGCGCTTTTTGGCTGCCAAGGCACCGGGGCAATCCACTCCACTTTCCATTGCTTCCAATCTACAAAATACATACAAAGGTCCTTCAGACCTTCTCAACATACTCAAACCTGCTACGCTAAATGGTAATCTCAATGAGGTCTCCAGCACAGTGTCAGACGCAAACATAATGGGTTATGAGGATAAGACGAGCAAGAAACGGCGTAACATTCACACCGCCAAAGTCGATGGAGAAGACAAACTAGCGTTTGACCCCCGTACTCAACAAATCAAACCCGTATCGAGCAAAACATTGGCAAAAGATTGCCAGAGATCAACGGGAAGCGAAATCCAGGACAGCGAGCATCTGAAAAACAGCCTTTGTTTATTCGAACAGAGAAACTTTCGGAGAGAGACGTCACAAAGCAAGATGATTCAGAATAGCTTACTGACTCCTGAAAAGGCAGGGATGAGCTTTTCTCTGGGTGATATAAGAAAAACCCACGGGTTTATTCCAGAGTTCCCTGTCACAGACCTTCCAGGGGTCAGCCGAGAGGTCACCGAGCGGGACCTCATCAGGATGAGCAGTCAGCGGTGGCATGGGGTGAACGGCTGCTACGATAACGGGAATAACTG gtcagcgtga
- the LOC122353511 gene encoding mediator of RNA polymerase II transcription subunit 26-like isoform X1: protein MKRASSRPQQLKDQLLQAIDSLNNQIQNMMAFLDVICCLEKHPMTKEALMETRLGKLINDVRKRCTDEDLVKRLKSLIRRWQRLVEVNEVTAKELSSPADNSTSAECVSGSTHTPVENYSRARLHSATGERTELSEDSVPAKTVKYPNNFRKSKIPIRAIKPYSSSIKRISLSDHHSQNANGIAHQHKFERNTTSADHTDEKRFLAAKAPGQSTPLSIASNLQNTYKGPSDLLNILKPATLNGNLNEVSSTVSDANIMGYEDKTSKKRRNIHTAKVDGEDKLAFDPRTQQIKPVSSKTLAKDCQRSTGSEIQDSEHLKNSLCLFEQRNFRRETSQSKMIQNSLLTPEKAGMSFSLGDIRKTHGFIPEFPVTDLPGVSREVTERDLIRMSSQRWHGVNGCYDNGNNWYDWTQSFTLDPYGDGSKLKILPYVGIDYRL from the exons ATGAAAAGGGCTTCGTCGAGACCTCAACAACTCAAAGATCAGCTCCTTCAGGCCATCGATTCTCTAAATAAT cagATACAGAACATGATGGCTTTTTTGGATGTGATATGCTGCCTGGAGAAGCACCCCATGACTAAAGAGGCTCTAATG GAAACCAGGCTTGGAAAGCTGATCAACGATGTGAGAAAAAGGTGCACGGATGAAGACCTTGTTAAACGTTTAAAAAGTCTTATACGCCGTTGGCAGAGGCTGGTGGAGGTAAATGAAGTCACAGCGAAAGAGCTCTCAAGCCCTGCAGACAATTCAACATCTGCTGAATGCGTTTCTGGATCAACACATACCCCTGTTGAAAATTACAGCAGAGCTCGTCTTCACAGCGCCACTGGAGAGAGGACTGAATTGTCCGAGGATTCTGTCCCAGCTAAAACCGTAAAATATCCaaataattttagaaaaagtaaaatacctATCCGTGCAATCAAACCATATTCCTCGTCCATCAAGCGTATATCTCTGTCCGATCATCATTCCCAAAATGCCAATGGTATCGCACACCAGCACAAGTTTGAAAGAAACACCACCTCTGCCGATCACACTGACGAAAAGCGCTTTTTGGCTGCCAAGGCACCGGGGCAATCCACTCCACTTTCCATTGCTTCCAATCTACAAAATACATACAAAGGTCCTTCAGACCTTCTCAACATACTCAAACCTGCTACGCTAAATGGTAATCTCAATGAGGTCTCCAGCACAGTGTCAGACGCAAACATAATGGGTTATGAGGATAAGACGAGCAAGAAACGGCGTAACATTCACACCGCCAAAGTCGATGGAGAAGACAAACTAGCGTTTGACCCCCGTACTCAACAAATCAAACCCGTATCGAGCAAAACATTGGCAAAAGATTGCCAGAGATCAACGGGAAGCGAAATCCAGGACAGCGAGCATCTGAAAAACAGCCTTTGTTTATTCGAACAGAGAAACTTTCGGAGAGAGACGTCACAAAGCAAGATGATTCAGAATAGCTTACTGACTCCTGAAAAGGCAGGGATGAGCTTTTCTCTGGGTGATATAAGAAAAACCCACGGGTTTATTCCAGAGTTCCCTGTCACAGACCTTCCAGGGGTCAGCCGAGAGGTCACCGAGCGGGACCTCATCAGGATGAGCAGTCAGCGGTGGCATGGGGTGAACGGCTGCTACGATAACGGGAATAACTGGTATGACTGGACTCAGTCCTTCACCCTGGATCCATACGGAGATGGGAGTAAACTTAAGATTCTGCCTTATGTTGGAATAGATTACAGACTTTGA
- the LOC122353511 gene encoding mediator of RNA polymerase II transcription subunit 26-like isoform X2, translating to MKRASSRPQQLKDQLLQAIDSLNNIQNMMAFLDVICCLEKHPMTKEALMETRLGKLINDVRKRCTDEDLVKRLKSLIRRWQRLVEVNEVTAKELSSPADNSTSAECVSGSTHTPVENYSRARLHSATGERTELSEDSVPAKTVKYPNNFRKSKIPIRAIKPYSSSIKRISLSDHHSQNANGIAHQHKFERNTTSADHTDEKRFLAAKAPGQSTPLSIASNLQNTYKGPSDLLNILKPATLNGNLNEVSSTVSDANIMGYEDKTSKKRRNIHTAKVDGEDKLAFDPRTQQIKPVSSKTLAKDCQRSTGSEIQDSEHLKNSLCLFEQRNFRRETSQSKMIQNSLLTPEKAGMSFSLGDIRKTHGFIPEFPVTDLPGVSREVTERDLIRMSSQRWHGVNGCYDNGNNWYDWTQSFTLDPYGDGSKLKILPYVGIDYRL from the exons ATGAAAAGGGCTTCGTCGAGACCTCAACAACTCAAAGATCAGCTCCTTCAGGCCATCGATTCTCTAAATAAT ATACAGAACATGATGGCTTTTTTGGATGTGATATGCTGCCTGGAGAAGCACCCCATGACTAAAGAGGCTCTAATG GAAACCAGGCTTGGAAAGCTGATCAACGATGTGAGAAAAAGGTGCACGGATGAAGACCTTGTTAAACGTTTAAAAAGTCTTATACGCCGTTGGCAGAGGCTGGTGGAGGTAAATGAAGTCACAGCGAAAGAGCTCTCAAGCCCTGCAGACAATTCAACATCTGCTGAATGCGTTTCTGGATCAACACATACCCCTGTTGAAAATTACAGCAGAGCTCGTCTTCACAGCGCCACTGGAGAGAGGACTGAATTGTCCGAGGATTCTGTCCCAGCTAAAACCGTAAAATATCCaaataattttagaaaaagtaaaatacctATCCGTGCAATCAAACCATATTCCTCGTCCATCAAGCGTATATCTCTGTCCGATCATCATTCCCAAAATGCCAATGGTATCGCACACCAGCACAAGTTTGAAAGAAACACCACCTCTGCCGATCACACTGACGAAAAGCGCTTTTTGGCTGCCAAGGCACCGGGGCAATCCACTCCACTTTCCATTGCTTCCAATCTACAAAATACATACAAAGGTCCTTCAGACCTTCTCAACATACTCAAACCTGCTACGCTAAATGGTAATCTCAATGAGGTCTCCAGCACAGTGTCAGACGCAAACATAATGGGTTATGAGGATAAGACGAGCAAGAAACGGCGTAACATTCACACCGCCAAAGTCGATGGAGAAGACAAACTAGCGTTTGACCCCCGTACTCAACAAATCAAACCCGTATCGAGCAAAACATTGGCAAAAGATTGCCAGAGATCAACGGGAAGCGAAATCCAGGACAGCGAGCATCTGAAAAACAGCCTTTGTTTATTCGAACAGAGAAACTTTCGGAGAGAGACGTCACAAAGCAAGATGATTCAGAATAGCTTACTGACTCCTGAAAAGGCAGGGATGAGCTTTTCTCTGGGTGATATAAGAAAAACCCACGGGTTTATTCCAGAGTTCCCTGTCACAGACCTTCCAGGGGTCAGCCGAGAGGTCACCGAGCGGGACCTCATCAGGATGAGCAGTCAGCGGTGGCATGGGGTGAACGGCTGCTACGATAACGGGAATAACTGGTATGACTGGACTCAGTCCTTCACCCTGGATCCATACGGAGATGGGAGTAAACTTAAGATTCTGCCTTATGTTGGAATAGATTACAGACTTTGA
- the cse1l gene encoding exportin-2: protein MELNDGNLQTLTEYLQKTLSPDPAVRRPAEKFLESVEGNQNYPILLLTVLEKSQDEVIRVCSAVTFKNYIKRNWRIIEDEPNKISDPDRTAIKANIVNLMLTSPEQIQKQLSDAISIIGREDFPQKWPDLLTEMVTRFQSGDFHIINGVLRTAHSLFKRYRHEFKSNELWSEIKLVLDTFAQPLTELFKATIDLCQTHATDVNALKVLFSSLTLISKLFYSLNFQDLPEFFEDNMETWMTNFHNLLTLDNKLLQTDDEEEAGLLELLKSQICDNAALYAQKYDEEFQPYLPRFVTAIWNLLVTTGQEVKYDLLVSNAIQFLASVCERPHYKHLFEDQNVLTSICEKVIVPNMEFRSADEEAFEDNAEEYIIRDLEGSDIDTRRRAACDLVRGLCKFFEGPVTGIFSGYVNSMLTEYAKNPGVNWKHKDAAIYLVTSLASKAQTQKHGITQANELVNLCEFFVNHILVDLKSPNVNEFPVLKADAIKYVMTFRSQLPKEQLLEAVPLLVAHLQAESIVQHTYAAHALERLFTMRGANNATLITPTEIAPFTEQLLNYLFKALAIPGSSENEYIMKAIMRSFSLLQEAIVPYIPTLIGQLTHKLLLVSKNPSKPHFNHYLFESLCLSIRITCKANRDTVGSFEEALFPVFTEILQNDVQEFVPYVFQVMSLLLEIHSSSIPSSYMALFPHLLQPVLWERTGNIPPLVRLLQAYLEKGASTIASTAADKIPGLLGVFQKLIASKANDHQGFYLLNSIVEHMPPDSITQYRKQIFILLFQRLQSSKTTKFVKSFLVFINLYCVKYGAIALQEIFDDIQPKMFGMVVEKIIIPEVQKVSGQVEKKICAVGITKILTECPAMMDTEYTKLWTPLLQALIGLFELPEDDSIPDDEHFIDIEDTPGYQTAFSQLAFAGKKEHDPIGDAVNNPKILLAQSLHKLSTACPGRVPSMLSTSLPAEALQFLQGYLQAATVQLV, encoded by the exons ATGGAGCTCAATGATGGAAATCTCCAAACCCTCACTGAGTATCTGCAGAAAACACTAAGCCCTGATCCAGCTGTAAGACGGCCAG CCGAGAAGTTTCTGGAATCGGTCGAGGGAAACCAGAACTACCCCATTTTACTGCTCACAGTACTAGAGAAGTCCCAAGACGAGGTGATCCGCGTGTGTTCGGCTGTCACCTTCAAGAACTACATCAAGAGGAACTGGCGCATA ATTGAGGACGAGCCCAACAAGATCTCTGATCCTGACCGGACCGCTATCAAAGCCAACATTGTAAATTTGATGCTAACCAGCCCAgagcaaatacaaaaacag CTGAGTGATGCGATCAGTATCATCGGGCGAGAGGATTTCCCTCAGAAATGGCCGGATCTCCTGACTGAGATGGTGACTCGTTTTCAGAGCGGGGACTTCCACATCATCAATGGAGTCCTTCGCACGGCACACTccctttttaaaag ATATCGCCATGAGTTTAAGTCTAATGAGCTGTGGTCAGAGATCAAGCTGGTACTGGACACTTTTGCACAGCCTCTAACTGAACTTTTCAAG GCTACGATTGATTTGTGTCAAACTCATGCGACAGATGTCAACGCCCTGAAAGTGCTCTTCTCTTCTCTAACGcttatttcaaaacttttctacAGCCTTAACTTCCAG GATCTGCCAGAGTTCTTTGAGGATAACATGGAGACTTGGATGACGAATTTTCATAACTTATTGACTTTAGATAACAAGTTGTTGCAAACAGAT GATGAGGAGGAGGCCGGTCTGTTGGAGCTGTTGAAATCCCAAATCTGTGATAACGCTGCACTTTACGCTCAAAAATACGATGAAGAGTTCCAGCCTTACTTGCCTCGCTTTGTCACAGCTATCTGGAACCTGCTGGTCACAACTGGACAGGAAGTTAAATATGACTTG CTTGTGAGCAATGCTATCCAGTTTTTGGCGTCAGTGTGTGAGCGACCGCATTATAAGCATCTCTTTGAAGACCAGAATGTTCTCACCAGCATCTGTGAGAAGGTCATCGTGCCCAACATGGAGTTCAGAA GTGCAGATGAAGAGGCTTTTGAAGATAACGCAGAAGAGTACATCATCAGAGATCTTGAAGGCTCAG ACATCGACACGAGACGCAGAGCAGCCTGTGACTTGGTGCGGGGTCTCTGTAAGTTCTTTGAGGGCCCGGTGACGGGCATCTTCTCTGGGTATGTGAACTCCATGCTGACAGAATACGCCAAGAACCCCGGGGTGAACTGGAAACACAAAGACGCTGCTATCTACCTGGTCACATCTCTTGCTTCAAAAGCGCAGACACAAAAG cACGGAATAACGCAAGCCAATGAGTTGGTGAACCTGTGTGAATTCTTTGTCAACCACATCCTAGTAGACCTGAAATCTCCCAATG TGAACGAGTTCCCAGTTTTGAAAGCAGATGCCATCAAGTATGTTATGACCTTCAGAAGTCAA CTCCCTAAAGAGCAGCTGTTGGAGGCCGTTCCTCTCCTGGTGGCCCACCTGCAGGCGGAGAGCATCGTTCAGCACACCTATGCAGCACATGCACTTGAGAGACTCTTCACCATGAGAGGAGCCAACAACGCCACTCT GATTACTCCTACTGAAATAGCACCGTTCACAGAACAGTTACTCAACTATCTGTTCAAAGCTTTAGCCATCCCTGGCTCATCTGAGAACGAGTACATAATGAAAG CCATCATGAGGAGTTTCTCCCTCTTACAGGAAGCCATTGTGCCCTACATCCCCACTCTCATTGGCCAACTCACTCATAAGCTCCTCCTCGTCAGCAAG AATCCCAGTAAGCCGCATTTCAACCATTACCTGTTTGAGTCACTGTGCCTGTCCATCAGGATCACCTGCAAGGCTAATCGGGACACCGTGGGCAGCTTTGAAGAGGCCCTGTTTCCTGTGTTTACTGAGATCCTCCAAAATGACGTGCAGG AGTTTGTGCCGTACGTCTTCCAGGTGATGTCTCTGCTGCTGGAGATCCACAGCAGCTCCATCCCCTCCTCCTACATGGCCCTGTTCCCTCACCTCCTGCAACCCGTTCTGTGGGAACGTACAGGAAACATCCCTCCTTTAGTCCGGCTGCTGCAGGCCTATCTGGAGAAAGGAGCCAGCACCATCGCCAGCACAGCGGCTGACAAGATT CCTGGTCTTCTTGGAGTATTCCAGAAGCTCATTGCATCCAAGGCTAATGACCATCAAGGCTTCTATCTCCTCAACAGTATAGTGGAGCACATGCCTCC aGATTCAATCACCCAGTACAGGAAGCAGATCTTTATTCTGCTTTTCCAGAGGCTTCAGAGCTCCAAGACCACAAAATTTGTGAAAA GTTTCCTGGTCTTTATCAACCTTTATTGTGTGAAATATGGAGCAATTGCATTGCAGGAGATATTTGATGACATCCAGCCAAA GATGTTTGGCATGGTTGTGGAGAAGATCATAATTCCTGAGGTGCAGAAGGTCTCGGGGCAGGTGGAGAAGAAAATCTGCGCTGTTGGCATCACAAAGATCCTCACCGAGTGTCCTGCCATGATGGACACGGAGTACACCAAACTCTG GACTCCTTTGTTGCAGGCTCTGATTGGTCTGTTTGAGTTACCAGAAGACGATAGCATCCCAGACGATGAGCATTTCATAGACATAGAGGACACTCCGGGATACCAGACGGCTTTCTCACAGCTTGCTTTTGCAGGGAAGAAAGAGCATGATCCCATCGGAGATGCTGTCAACAATCCCAAAATCCTTTTAGCTCAGTCCTTACACAAACTCTCCACCGCCTGTCCCGGGAGG GTTCCCTCCATGCTGAGCACCAGTCTGCCGGCAGAAGCACTTCAGTTCCTGCAGGGTTACCTTCAGGCTGCCACTGTACAGCTGGTGTAG